A single Parabacteroides timonensis DNA region contains:
- a CDS encoding alpha-L-arabinofuranosidase C-terminal domain-containing protein, whose product MKVSKLKKYVILSGGAFVLFSWSLSAQEATISINASKVENKISPYLYGACIEDVNHEIYGGLYDQKIFGESFEEPVRGFTFDHFTAYEGYWQPQNGGVKIEAYPGAKLVYERTDVDNGSVEVDLRLSGSAANNAGLLVRVNDPGNGADNFEGYEISLAADGKKVIFGKHRQNWQSLKEVFVDCSPQAWNKLKVQMNGSQIEVLLNGKSLFIYNDTETPVLGGKVALRTWNSNTEFRALNIEKNGKKESVSYAGKTGQAVSLHWDPIQTADAKAVFIHDGEDAYNGKYSQVIRMDGKSGIAGVANQSLNRWGISVTKGQQLQGRLYIKGNAFDGLVTIALQNADGTREYATHTIGEISNQWEKYPFSLVANTTDPQSRLAVYINRPGKIWIDQVVLMNTEDKQFHGLPFRCDIGQAMQKQGLTFLRYGGTMVNAPEYRFKKMIGDPDKRPPYKGHWNPYSTNGFGIEEFLKFCEAAGFQAAFAVNIEETPEDIADMVEYLNGPVSSKWGKKRAENGHPETYAVKYIEIGNEEVIHADDADGYRHYIDRFNLLYEAIKSKDASVDVINAAWWRPDSPNMEMVFKALNGKSPYWDYHPWADDLTTGVNVAKELEKMQQLFLKWDPDTKMKCAIFEENGNLHNVQRALGHVTLQNAVRRHGDFVFTSCAANALQPYLQNDNGWDQGQVFFTPTQVWGMPPYYAQQMASANHLPLLVNSEVTGDLDVTATKDEEGKSLVVHVVNITGKAIDTDMTIKGLTGVDNVEVITLSGDLKERNTPEQPCRIIPVKKDLKINGDVKYTFPAYSYTIMKYEK is encoded by the coding sequence ATGAAAGTAAGTAAACTGAAAAAATACGTAATCCTGAGCGGAGGCGCATTCGTTCTTTTCTCCTGGAGTCTTTCTGCACAAGAAGCTACAATCAGTATAAATGCTTCTAAGGTGGAGAATAAGATCTCTCCTTATCTTTACGGAGCTTGTATAGAGGATGTAAATCATGAGATTTATGGAGGATTGTATGATCAAAAGATCTTTGGGGAGAGTTTCGAGGAACCGGTCAGGGGTTTTACGTTCGATCACTTCACTGCCTATGAAGGTTATTGGCAACCTCAGAACGGGGGAGTGAAAATAGAAGCCTATCCCGGGGCCAAATTGGTTTATGAACGTACGGATGTGGATAATGGCTCGGTTGAGGTGGATCTGCGTTTAAGTGGGAGTGCTGCTAATAATGCCGGTTTACTGGTTCGGGTAAATGACCCGGGGAATGGAGCCGATAACTTTGAAGGATATGAAATAAGCCTGGCAGCCGATGGTAAGAAAGTGATATTCGGGAAACATCGTCAGAACTGGCAGTCTCTGAAGGAGGTTTTTGTAGATTGTTCTCCTCAGGCATGGAATAAACTGAAGGTGCAGATGAATGGTTCACAGATTGAAGTTCTGTTAAATGGGAAAAGTTTATTTATTTATAATGATACGGAAACTCCGGTACTAGGAGGCAAAGTAGCTTTAAGAACCTGGAACTCAAATACGGAATTTCGTGCTCTGAATATAGAAAAGAACGGTAAAAAGGAAAGTGTATCTTATGCCGGGAAGACTGGTCAAGCGGTTAGTTTACATTGGGATCCTATACAGACTGCAGATGCGAAAGCGGTATTTATCCATGATGGTGAAGACGCTTATAACGGAAAGTATTCGCAGGTCATCCGGATGGACGGAAAGAGTGGGATAGCGGGAGTCGCTAACCAAAGCCTGAACCGGTGGGGGATTTCCGTGACGAAAGGACAGCAGTTGCAGGGAAGACTTTATATAAAAGGGAATGCTTTTGATGGTCTCGTAACGATCGCTCTGCAAAATGCAGACGGAACCAGAGAATATGCAACACATACGATTGGTGAGATTTCAAACCAGTGGGAGAAATATCCTTTCAGTTTGGTAGCCAATACCACAGATCCTCAATCCCGCCTGGCTGTTTATATAAATCGTCCGGGTAAGATCTGGATCGATCAGGTGGTGTTGATGAATACGGAGGACAAACAATTTCATGGGTTACCTTTCCGTTGCGATATAGGACAGGCTATGCAGAAACAGGGATTGACCTTCCTGCGTTATGGTGGAACAATGGTGAATGCTCCCGAGTATCGTTTTAAAAAGATGATCGGTGACCCGGACAAACGTCCTCCTTATAAAGGGCATTGGAACCCTTACTCTACAAATGGTTTCGGTATAGAAGAGTTTTTGAAATTCTGTGAAGCCGCAGGTTTTCAGGCTGCCTTTGCTGTTAATATAGAGGAAACGCCTGAAGATATTGCCGATATGGTAGAATATCTGAACGGGCCGGTCTCTTCGAAGTGGGGGAAGAAGCGGGCTGAAAATGGACATCCGGAAACTTATGCCGTGAAATATATAGAGATCGGTAATGAAGAAGTGATCCATGCGGATGACGCAGACGGTTACAGGCATTATATAGATCGGTTTAATTTACTATATGAAGCAATTAAAAGTAAAGATGCCTCTGTCGATGTTATTAATGCTGCCTGGTGGCGACCGGATTCTCCTAATATGGAAATGGTATTCAAGGCACTCAACGGTAAATCTCCTTATTGGGACTACCATCCCTGGGCTGATGACCTGACTACGGGTGTGAATGTTGCAAAAGAGTTGGAAAAGATGCAGCAATTGTTCCTGAAATGGGATCCCGATACGAAGATGAAATGTGCCATTTTCGAAGAAAACGGGAATTTGCATAATGTGCAGCGGGCATTAGGACATGTAACTTTGCAGAATGCCGTGCGCCGGCATGGAGATTTTGTATTTACCTCTTGTGCAGCCAATGCTTTACAACCTTATTTACAGAATGATAATGGTTGGGACCAGGGGCAAGTTTTTTTCACCCCAACCCAGGTGTGGGGAATGCCTCCTTATTATGCACAACAGATGGCTTCTGCAAACCATCTACCCTTACTTGTCAATAGTGAAGTTACAGGTGATCTGGATGTTACAGCGACAAAAGATGAAGAGGGGAAGTCGTTGGTCGTTCATGTAGTTAATATAACCGGTAAGGCTATCGATACGGATATGACGATAAAAGGACTAACAGGTGTGGATAACGTTGAAGTCATTACGCTGTCCGGTGATTTGAAAGAACGTAATACGCCCGAACAACCTTGTCGGATTATTCCGGTGAAAAAAGATTTGAAAATAAACGGGGATGTGAAATATACTTTCCCTGCCTATTCATACACGATCATGAAATATGAGAAATAA
- a CDS encoding pyruvate formate lyase family protein: MNERIKSLRKYILDKKHHRYRRTPEELGINDLSVRFEKEKLSPVVRSSVCLSELLAKEEPVILEGEKIVFTRTITDIPDLYTPTEWETIKQNHYIHERGAVCNISPDYAYTIRNGFEVRKQEIQTRLKDELLTAEQKEFLNATYNCILALQSFIGRYADHALSIGETEIAETLQAVRTRGARSFREALQLLRILHFSIWESGNYHNTLGRFDQYMYPYYIQDIENGVLTEEEAFDLLEEFFLVCNKDSDLYPGMQQGDNGQSLVLGGRSLTGEYLFNNLSRMCLKASFELELIDPKINIRVDKDTPAEIYELGSQLTKIGLGFPQYSNDDIVIPGLIRKGYSKEDAVNYVVAACWEFIIPGVAMDIPNIDALSLIDCVKTCMDELKDCLDYETFYGLVEKEMSRRLDLICEKERNIYLIPAPMMSLLMDGTIERARDISEGSKYNNYGIHGTGLATAADSLAAIKKYYFEEHAVDYETWINAMKDNFSQEKELQHTLRTEAPKMGQDDDYVDLIAKDLLNSFDKVLDNRVNERGGIYRAGTGTAMYYIFHATELGATPDGRDAGEKIPANYSPSLFIKQKGPMSVIKSFTKPDLKKTINGGPLTLEFDQSVFRNEESVAKLGMLVRTFITLGGHQLQLNTVCKEKLLDAKKHPENHRNLIVRVWGWSGYFVELEECYQDHVINRIEFGL, encoded by the coding sequence ATGAACGAAAGAATTAAAAGCCTGCGTAAATATATTTTGGATAAGAAACATCACCGGTATCGCAGGACTCCGGAAGAATTGGGGATAAACGACCTGAGTGTCCGTTTCGAAAAGGAGAAACTTTCTCCGGTTGTCAGATCGTCTGTTTGTTTATCCGAACTTTTAGCAAAAGAGGAACCTGTTATCCTAGAAGGTGAAAAGATTGTTTTTACACGGACTATAACGGATATTCCCGATTTGTATACTCCGACGGAGTGGGAGACGATCAAACAAAACCATTATATTCATGAGCGTGGGGCTGTTTGTAATATATCTCCGGATTATGCTTATACGATCAGGAATGGTTTCGAGGTTCGTAAACAGGAAATACAGACAAGGTTGAAAGATGAATTGTTGACGGCTGAACAAAAGGAATTCCTGAACGCTACCTATAACTGTATCCTGGCTTTGCAATCATTTATAGGAAGGTATGCAGATCATGCTCTGTCGATAGGCGAAACGGAAATAGCAGAAACATTGCAGGCTGTCAGGACAAGAGGTGCCCGGAGTTTCAGGGAAGCACTTCAGTTGTTGCGAATACTTCATTTCTCAATCTGGGAGTCCGGCAATTATCATAACACACTGGGGCGTTTCGATCAGTATATGTATCCTTACTACATACAGGATATCGAGAACGGAGTATTGACAGAAGAAGAAGCATTCGATCTTCTGGAGGAATTCTTCCTGGTCTGCAATAAGGACAGTGACCTATATCCGGGTATGCAACAGGGTGATAACGGTCAGAGTCTGGTGTTGGGTGGACGGAGCCTTACCGGAGAATATCTGTTTAATAACCTATCCAGGATGTGCTTGAAAGCGAGTTTTGAACTGGAACTGATCGATCCGAAGATCAACATCCGTGTCGATAAAGATACGCCTGCCGAGATCTATGAATTAGGTTCGCAGTTGACTAAGATAGGATTGGGTTTCCCGCAATACAGTAATGATGATATTGTTATTCCGGGACTTATCAGGAAAGGTTATTCGAAGGAAGATGCCGTAAATTATGTTGTGGCAGCTTGCTGGGAGTTCATTATTCCGGGAGTTGCAATGGATATTCCAAATATAGATGCACTTTCTCTGATCGACTGTGTGAAAACTTGTATGGACGAGTTGAAAGATTGCCTGGATTATGAAACGTTCTATGGTCTTGTCGAGAAAGAAATGAGTCGTCGGTTAGATCTGATCTGTGAAAAAGAGCGGAATATTTATCTTATACCGGCGCCGATGATGTCCCTGCTTATGGATGGAACGATCGAACGTGCCAGGGATATTTCAGAAGGAAGCAAATATAATAATTATGGTATCCATGGAACAGGTCTTGCCACGGCTGCCGATTCGCTGGCTGCCATTAAAAAATATTATTTTGAAGAGCATGCCGTCGATTACGAAACCTGGATAAATGCGATGAAGGATAATTTTTCGCAGGAAAAAGAACTGCAACATACACTACGTACCGAAGCGCCTAAAATGGGACAGGATGACGATTATGTCGACCTGATCGCAAAAGACTTACTCAACTCTTTCGATAAGGTTTTGGATAACAGAGTCAACGAAAGAGGCGGTATCTATCGTGCCGGAACCGGTACAGCCATGTATTATATCTTCCATGCCACCGAACTGGGAGCGACTCCCGACGGTAGGGATGCCGGAGAAAAGATTCCCGCAAACTATTCCCCGAGCCTGTTTATCAAGCAGAAAGGTCCAATGTCCGTAATTAAATCGTTTACGAAGCCGGATCTGAAAAAGACAATAAACGGCGGTCCTTTGACACTTGAGTTCGACCAGTCTGTTTTTCGTAATGAAGAAAGTGTAGCCAAACTGGGTATGCTTGTGAGAACTTTCATTACTTTAGGCGGCCATCAGTTACAGTTGAACACAGTATGTAAAGAAAAACTGCTGGATGCCAAGAAACATCCGGAAAACCACAGGAACCTGATCGTTCGTGTATGGGGATGGAGCGGATACTTTGTTGAACTGGAAGAATGTTATCAGGATCATGTGATTAACAGAATAGAATTCGGTCTTTAA
- a CDS encoding ABC transporter permease produces the protein MNNLLNFKSFFNFLGRNKAYTAIDLFGLSVSLMFVILIATYVVGELSSDRYHENGDRIYALSDGESTGSAFQIGYRLEEHYPEIEKSCHVLTRVFGDMPVQSGDQKFIANLMLADTTFFDFFSFPLVRGNKENVLAAKNYAVISESFANKVFGTEDPMGKTIRVNDGLTLIVNGVMKDIRHSVIPDEDILCRVDNIRAVGGNMFDDYNSAKSVNVFVMEREGADITSRSDDVRDWLKTFFWIYERELSTKVEFVPLKQLYFWKFNSSPRIDRGDRQFVLILLSVGLLILIFAVINYINLTVAQTGFRAKEMATRRLLGSSRKELFSRLIIESTLLTAISFCVGMLLAFLFVPYASDLLEKKIYLNEMITPLNGMIVIILIALIGFIAGLLPAIVISNAKPIEVVRGTFRKQTKMVFSKFFIIFQNMITICLIAASITMFLQVKHLIKAPLGYNSENMIDISGEALSNRQTCSTLANELEQLACVGRIGLGQGTPFNMGMNFTGRFGEKNISFQEFSGDKEYWDMLGFDILRENHVAETVKYYLSEETMRVLELPEDVVSYKYRGWNEVPVAGIVKDFQVSNILMKKHPTVLMLYTNKEDLHPRNILVEVKGDPYVARKEVAAVFEKLTGLEFTGRFLDEQIEYSFVAQERTLTIVMIFAVIAILISLLGLLAMSTYFIQQRSSEIAVRKVFGSTNAQVLLRLVKAFLTYVAIAFIIAIPLIWYFMNGWLSDYSYRIELSPWIYIAAGVFCLAISFVTVFIQSYQAAVSNPVENIRDN, from the coding sequence ATGAACAATTTATTGAACTTTAAGTCCTTCTTTAATTTTCTGGGACGAAACAAGGCTTATACAGCCATCGACCTGTTCGGTCTGTCCGTTTCACTGATGTTTGTGATCCTGATTGCTACCTATGTAGTGGGGGAGCTGTCTTCCGACCGGTACCATGAAAATGGTGACCGTATTTATGCGTTAAGTGATGGTGAATCCACCGGATCGGCCTTTCAGATAGGATACCGGCTGGAAGAACATTATCCGGAGATTGAAAAGAGTTGCCATGTACTGACCCGGGTTTTCGGTGATATGCCGGTCCAAAGCGGAGATCAGAAGTTTATAGCAAACCTGATGCTGGCCGATACTACTTTTTTCGACTTTTTCAGTTTCCCGTTGGTAAGGGGGAATAAAGAGAATGTATTGGCAGCAAAGAACTATGCCGTGATCTCCGAGTCGTTTGCGAATAAGGTTTTTGGGACTGAAGACCCGATGGGAAAAACGATCCGTGTCAATGATGGGCTGACACTGATTGTCAACGGAGTTATGAAAGATATCCGGCATTCCGTCATCCCGGACGAAGATATCCTATGCAGGGTCGATAATATCAGAGCTGTAGGAGGTAATATGTTTGATGACTACAACAGTGCGAAGTCTGTAAACGTTTTTGTGATGGAACGTGAAGGGGCTGATATTACTTCCCGGTCGGACGATGTCCGCGATTGGTTGAAGACTTTCTTTTGGATTTACGAAAGAGAATTATCGACAAAGGTTGAGTTCGTTCCATTGAAACAGTTGTATTTTTGGAAATTTAATTCTTCGCCTCGTATAGATAGGGGAGATAGACAGTTCGTACTTATCTTATTGTCGGTGGGCTTACTTATCTTGATATTTGCCGTTATTAATTATATTAACCTGACGGTAGCGCAGACCGGTTTCAGGGCAAAAGAGATGGCCACCCGGCGTTTGTTGGGTTCTTCACGTAAAGAATTGTTCTCCCGCCTGATCATAGAGTCTACCTTACTGACTGCTATTTCTTTTTGTGTCGGCATGTTACTGGCCTTCTTATTTGTTCCTTATGCCAGCGACCTGTTGGAAAAGAAAATATATCTGAACGAGATGATTACCCCGTTGAATGGTATGATTGTAATTATCCTGATCGCTTTAATCGGGTTTATAGCAGGTTTACTCCCGGCTATCGTTATCTCGAATGCGAAACCGATCGAAGTGGTGCGTGGAACTTTCCGCAAACAGACGAAGATGGTGTTTAGTAAATTCTTCATCATTTTTCAGAATATGATCACTATCTGCCTGATCGCAGCTTCGATAACCATGTTTCTACAGGTAAAACACTTGATTAAAGCTCCTTTGGGATATAATTCGGAGAATATGATAGATATAAGTGGAGAGGCCTTGTCGAATCGTCAGACCTGTTCCACCCTGGCAAATGAGTTGGAGCAACTGGCCTGTGTGGGCCGGATAGGTCTGGGACAAGGTACCCCGTTCAATATGGGGATGAACTTTACCGGCCGCTTCGGTGAAAAGAATATCAGTTTCCAGGAATTTAGCGGCGATAAGGAATATTGGGATATGCTCGGGTTTGATATTCTGCGTGAAAATCATGTTGCCGAAACGGTGAAGTATTATCTTTCGGAAGAAACCATGCGGGTACTGGAATTGCCGGAAGACGTTGTATCATATAAGTATAGGGGATGGAATGAAGTTCCTGTTGCGGGTATCGTTAAAGATTTTCAGGTAAGTAATATATTGATGAAGAAACATCCGACGGTCCTGATGCTCTATACCAACAAAGAAGATTTGCATCCCCGTAATATTCTTGTGGAAGTGAAAGGGGATCCGTATGTTGCCCGTAAGGAGGTCGCTGCTGTTTTTGAAAAGCTGACAGGTTTAGAGTTTACCGGTAGGTTTCTTGATGAACAGATTGAGTATTCGTTTGTTGCACAGGAAAGAACTTTAACGATTGTCATGATCTTCGCCGTGATCGCTATCCTGATCTCTTTATTGGGGTTACTTGCCATGTCCACTTATTTTATCCAGCAACGTTCTTCTGAGATAGCGGTTCGAAAAGTGTTCGGTTCGACAAACGCACAAGTGCTTCTCCGGCTTGTAAAAGCCTTTCTGACCTATGTGGCAATTGCATTTATCATTGCTATACCACTGATCTGGTATTTTATGAATGGATGGCTCTCGGATTATTCGTATCGTATTGAACTTTCGCCCTGGATATATATTGCTGCGGGGGTATTCTGTCTGGCTATCTCTTTTGTAACGGTATTTATACAGAGCTATCAGGCAGCTGTATCCAATCCGGTAGAGAATATCAGGGATAATTAG
- a CDS encoding radical SAM protein, which produces MQGTIFSIEEFAVNDGPGIRTTIFLKGCPLRCAWCHNPEGISPEPQYMDKKGERTLCGYRITVDELAGQLLKNKDIYALNNGGITLTGGEPLLQADFVRELLRKINPFVHTAIETSGYAPVSVFKEVLPLLDLVLFDIKQMDPVLHKRYTGVDNRLILKNLETLCSSGNKFIIRVPLIPGVNDTKENMQSILKVIKGVESLVRIELLRYNKIAGAKYSMIGKVYNPPFDPDALPQINNVFEENNIKTIIL; this is translated from the coding sequence ATGCAAGGAACGATTTTTAGTATTGAAGAATTTGCAGTGAATGATGGTCCTGGTATCCGGACTACCATATTCCTGAAAGGTTGTCCGTTGCGTTGTGCCTGGTGTCATAATCCGGAGGGGATATCCCCTGAACCGCAATATATGGATAAAAAGGGAGAACGGACATTATGCGGTTACCGGATTACAGTAGATGAACTGGCCGGTCAGTTGTTGAAAAATAAGGATATCTATGCCTTGAATAATGGCGGTATAACATTGACCGGGGGCGAACCTTTACTACAGGCTGACTTTGTAAGGGAGCTGTTACGAAAGATAAACCCTTTTGTTCATACAGCCATCGAGACAAGTGGGTATGCTCCTGTCTCTGTCTTTAAAGAAGTGCTCCCTTTATTGGATTTGGTCTTGTTTGATATCAAGCAGATGGATCCCGTACTGCATAAAAGATATACCGGGGTTGATAATCGTTTGATACTTAAAAATTTGGAAACGCTGTGCTCGTCCGGAAACAAGTTTATTATTCGGGTTCCGTTAATTCCCGGAGTAAACGATACAAAAGAAAACATGCAATCCATTTTGAAAGTAATAAAAGGTGTAGAATCTCTGGTTCGGATAGAATTGCTTCGTTATAACAAGATTGCCGGAGCAAAATATTCCATGATAGGCAAGGTATATAACCCTCCGTTTGATCCGGATGCTTTACCACAGATCAATAATGTATTTGAAGAAAATAATATTAAAACGATAATTTTATGA
- a CDS encoding GntR family transcriptional regulator, translated as MKVNESKYKLVVNHVIDGINNGTYKKSDWIPSINEFRKNYNLSRDTVFAGLSELKSKGIIDSNPGVGYYVTSTRISHRHNIFLLFNEFNEFKEDIYNSFMESIGKTATVDIYFHNYNRRVFETLINEANNKYTTYIIMSGKFSGINPLLQTLSGNVFLLDHFHSELKGIYSSVSQNFEKDTYEALVYGLPYIQKYRHIIMVQKEEKEPIERYNGLCAFCKDYNQFTHDYICTVKDRKLNNGEIYMVVNDRDLVDLLKQAEQQNFIPGKDFGIISYNDTPLKEILAGGITTLSTDFKLMGQTMASLITKKTIETIENPWRLNIRSSL; from the coding sequence ATGAAAGTAAATGAATCAAAATACAAACTGGTAGTAAACCACGTTATAGACGGTATAAATAATGGAACCTATAAAAAAAGTGACTGGATCCCTTCAATCAATGAATTCAGAAAGAATTATAATTTATCGAGAGATACAGTATTTGCAGGACTAAGCGAATTGAAATCAAAAGGTATCATCGATTCCAATCCGGGAGTAGGCTATTATGTAACCAGTACCCGCATATCACACCGGCACAATATATTTCTTCTCTTTAATGAGTTTAATGAATTCAAAGAAGACATATATAATTCATTCATGGAGTCGATAGGAAAAACCGCAACCGTGGATATTTATTTTCATAATTATAACCGGAGAGTGTTCGAGACGCTTATCAATGAAGCTAACAATAAATATACTACATATATCATCATGTCCGGAAAGTTCTCCGGTATCAATCCTTTACTACAAACTTTATCGGGTAATGTATTCTTATTAGACCATTTCCACTCGGAGTTAAAAGGGATATACTCGTCGGTATCGCAAAATTTTGAGAAAGACACCTATGAGGCATTAGTATACGGATTACCTTATATACAGAAATACCGGCATATTATCATGGTTCAGAAAGAAGAGAAAGAACCGATCGAAAGATATAACGGGTTATGTGCATTCTGTAAGGACTATAATCAATTTACGCACGATTATATATGTACGGTAAAAGACCGGAAGTTAAATAACGGGGAAATTTACATGGTTGTAAATGACCGTGACCTGGTAGATCTGCTCAAGCAGGCCGAACAACAGAACTTCATACCCGGTAAGGACTTCGGAATTATCTCATACAATGATACCCCTTTAAAAGAAATACTGGCCGGAGGTATCACCACACTATCCACCGACTTCAAACTGATGGGACAGACAATGGCTTCACTGATCACAAAGAAGACTATCGAAACCATTGAAAATCCTTGGAGATTAAATATAAGAAGTTCCCTTTAA
- a CDS encoding ABC transporter permease, translating to MNNLLNLKSFFKFLGRNKGYTMIDLFGLSVSLMFVILIATYVIGELSTDRYHENVDRTYVLTDGNYMGSAYQIGYRLEERYPEIEKVCHVMTRIFDKTPLQKGDMNLTANLMLADSTFFDFFSFPLVRGDKNTVLAARNSAVISQSFANRYFADEDPMGKMIRINDRLSLTVDGIMKDISNSVIPYEDILFRVENIHLLTGEEGMFGNYNSYGATNVFVMQREGADLTARSADIREYFATFLRSFEQDKSKGVYFVPLKKLYFWEQNSPWGIYTIERGNWQFVMILMSIGLLILIFAIINYVNLTVAQTGFRAKEMATRRLLGSSRKELFSRLIMESTLMTAVSFLFGLLLAFVFSPYAGNLLERKIDLPGMFTPLNSIIMILLIAFTGFISGLLPAIVISNAKPIEVVRGTFRKQTKMVFSKFFIVFQNTITICLIAASLTMFLQVKYMIKAPLGYNTTNIIDINGMELPDEQTCFTLMNELEQLASVNRVGAGLGTPFNMGMNYTSRYPNGKTISFQMIRCEKTFADILGFEFLRDNHVANSERYFLSESSMRALELPDDATTIDLTNWGTHPLAGIVRDFQLRNILQKNSPMIIILKDNPKNLDDKPWNILVEVNGDPYVARREVADIFKQVTGMDFTGKFMDEQVEESFTVQKRTLSIVMIFAGIAILISLLGLLAMSTYFIQQRSSEIAVRKVFGSTNAQVLIRLVKAFLTYVAVAFIIAIPLIWHFMNGWLTDYSYRIELSPWIYVVAGLFCLIISFVTVFVQSYQAAISNPVENIKDN from the coding sequence ATGAATAATCTGTTAAATTTGAAATCCTTCTTTAAGTTTCTGGGGCGGAATAAAGGATACACCATGATTGACTTGTTCGGTCTGTCAGTATCATTAATGTTCGTTATCCTGATCGCTACTTATGTGATTGGCGAGTTATCGACCGACCGCTATCATGAAAACGTTGACCGTACCTATGTGCTGACTGATGGTAATTATATGGGTTCTGCTTATCAGATAGGTTACCGCCTGGAAGAACGTTATCCGGAGATTGAAAAAGTATGCCATGTTATGACACGCATCTTTGACAAGACACCGCTTCAGAAAGGCGATATGAACCTGACTGCCAATTTGATGCTTGCTGATTCTACCTTTTTCGACTTTTTCAGTTTTCCACTGGTTAGAGGAGATAAGAATACCGTGTTGGCAGCCAGAAACTCAGCCGTGATCTCCCAGTCTTTTGCTAATCGTTATTTTGCGGATGAAGATCCGATGGGTAAAATGATTCGTATCAACGATAGGCTATCGCTGACGGTCGACGGGATTATGAAGGATATCAGCAATTCCGTTATTCCATACGAGGATATCCTTTTCCGGGTTGAAAATATCCATCTTCTGACAGGAGAGGAAGGCATGTTCGGCAACTATAACAGTTACGGTGCTACCAACGTTTTCGTGATGCAACGTGAAGGAGCTGACCTTACTGCCCGCTCGGCCGATATCCGCGAATATTTTGCAACTTTCCTCCGGTCATTCGAACAGGATAAATCGAAAGGTGTCTACTTTGTACCCCTGAAGAAACTTTATTTCTGGGAACAAAACAGCCCCTGGGGTATTTACACCATCGAACGTGGTAACTGGCAGTTTGTTATGATCCTGATGTCCATAGGCCTGCTCATACTGATCTTCGCCATCATCAACTATGTGAATCTTACAGTGGCACAAACCGGTTTCCGTGCCAAGGAGATGGCTACCCGTCGCCTGCTGGGCTCGTCGCGTAAGGAACTCTTCTCGCGTCTGATCATGGAATCGACGTTGATGACGGCTGTTTCTTTCCTGTTCGGCCTGCTATTAGCCTTCGTATTTTCCCCCTATGCAGGTAATCTGTTGGAAAGAAAGATCGATCTACCGGGCATGTTCACGCCATTGAACAGTATAATTATGATACTTCTGATCGCCTTCACCGGTTTTATCTCCGGGTTGCTGCCGGCCATTGTGATCTCCAATGCAAAGCCTATCGAGGTAGTACGCGGCACGTTCCGTAAGCAGACGAAGATGGTATTCAGTAAGTTCTTTATTGTTTTCCAGAACACTATTACCATTTGTCTGATTGCCGCCTCTCTTACCATGTTTTTGCAGGTGAAATATATGATTAAGGCACCTCTGGGTTACAATACGACTAATATTATCGACATAAACGGTATGGAGCTGCCTGATGAACAGACCTGTTTCACGCTTATGAACGAGTTGGAACAATTAGCCAGCGTCAACCGGGTCGGTGCCGGATTAGGTACGCCTTTCAATATGGGGATGAATTACACCTCCCGTTACCCGAACGGTAAGACGATCAGTTTCCAAATGATCCGTTGCGAGAAAACGTTTGCCGATATCCTTGGCTTCGAATTTCTGCGTGACAATCATGTGGCTAATTCCGAACGGTATTTCCTCTCCGAAAGCTCTATGCGTGCTTTGGAATTGCCTGACGATGCCACCACCATTGATCTTACCAACTGGGGAACCCATCCGCTGGCTGGTATCGTACGTGACTTCCAGTTGCGTAATATCCTGCAAAAGAACAGCCCGATGATCATCATCCTGAAAGATAACCCGAAAAACCTCGACGATAAGCCTTGGAATATCCTCGTAGAAGTAAATGGTGACCCTTACGTTGCCCGCCGGGAAGTAGCAGACATTTTCAAACAGGTGACTGGGATGGACTTTACCGGTAAGTTTATGGATGAGCAGGTAGAAGAATCGTTTACCGTTCAGAAAAGAACCTTATCGATCGTTATGATCTTTGCCGGTATCGCGATCTTGATCTCGTTGTTGGGGTTGTTGGCAATGTCTACTTACTTTATCCAGCAACGTTCATCCGAAATAGCAGTGCGTAAGGTATTCGGTTCGACCAATGCACAGGTACTGATCCGGTTAGTGAAAGCTTTCCTGACCTATGTGGCGGTTGCCTTTATCATCGCTATACCGCTGATCTGGCATTTTATGAACGGATGGCTGACCGATTATTCGTATCGTATTGAACTTTCTCCCTGGATATATGTCGTTGCCGGCTTGTTCTGTCTGATCATCTCTTTTGTTACAGTGTTTGTACAGAGTTACCAGGCTGCCATATCCAATCCGGTAGAAAACATAAAAGATAATTAG